The nucleotide sequence AACGCGTCTGGTTGAAGGATTCAAAACCGACGCTTCCCCCTTTTGGCAGCCCTTCATTTGCCAGATCAAGGCGGAGTTGGTACTTTTGTGACGCAGGAACAAGAATCGTACTCCCTTCGTTACTTAACTGGTAAGGAATTTTTTTCTCTTTCAAGTATTCGGTTACCGCAGCGGCATCTTGAGGATCGAGATTTGTATATAAGGGTACAAAGTCAGGTTTGCCGGCTTGAGTAATCAGGAAAACAGAAATGATTGCGATTAACAAGATACCACTGCTGAAGAGAACCTTTTGGTTAATTGTTAACCTGCTCCAGAAGTTGAAGATTGCTTCCTTCTGCTTTAACCAGCCTTGCATAAGCTCAACCAGTCCCGACCTTAAACTTGAAGACGCATAATTTCATGGTAAGCATCAAGTAACTTGTTCTGAAACTGTACCAAGAGCTGTAAAGCAAGTGTAGCCTTTTCCGTCGCAATAATTACTTCGTGAAAACTTTCAGCCTCCCCCAGGGCCACTTCTATTGATTTTTGTTCCGCTTCTTTTTGGAGAGCATTTACTTCCTGCCAGGCGCGGGAGAAAATTTCCCTAAATGGAACATCGGGGGTATTTGTGGCTCCTGTCCCGTACCCCCGGCCTCTCATGAGAGTTTCGCTTAGATGTAGGGTCGTTCCTAAAAGGGGCTCCGGCATTTGGCACCTCTCCTTTTAAACTCCAGATCTCATATTTTTATCTCCGTCCGATTTCCAGCGCACGTATCATCATTTCCTTTGTTGCATTAAGTGCTGTTACATTCGCCTCGTAGGCCCTGCTTGCACTGATAAGATCCACCATTTCTTCGATAATGTTAACATTTGGCATCCGGACATACCCTCGCGCGTCCGCATCCGGGTGGTCCGGATTGTAAACAACGGGAAAAGGCCGCGGATCCGCCTCAATTGCCTTCACCCTGACGCCCCGGCCTTCAGCGGCTTTGCTACCTTTCAGGACTGAGGCAAAGTCCGAACTGCGGGTCTCAAAAATCACCCT is from Bacillota bacterium and encodes:
- the fliE gene encoding flagellar hook-basal body complex protein FliE, which produces MPEPLLGTTLHLSETLMRGRGYGTGATNTPDVPFREIFSRAWQEVNALQKEAEQKSIEVALGEAESFHEVIIATEKATLALQLLVQFQNKLLDAYHEIMRLQV
- the flgC gene encoding flagellar basal body rod protein FlgC, whose product is MGLFTGFEISGSGLTAQRLRLDVIADNIANAETTRSGEVDPAGRPLPYRRRRVIFETRSSDFASVLKGSKAAEGRGVRVKAIEADPRPFPVVYNPDHPDADARGYVRMPNVNIIEEMVDLISASRAYEANVTALNATKEMMIRALEIGRR